The DNA segment AAGTCGAATTTGGTGGTAGCCGGCCCTTAGGTCGATCTTCGAAAAAATGGATGCACCATGTAGCTCGTCCAAAAGTTCATCAACCGTTGGTATCGGGTAACGGTCTTTGATTGTAATGGCGTTTAACGCTCTGTAATCCACACAGAATCACCacgacccgtctttcttttttaCCAACAAGACTGGTGACGAATAAGGGCTTTGGCTTGGTTGAATGACCCCCTCCTTAAGCATTTCCTGAATCATGGCTGTCATCACTTGCTTTTGGTAGTGAGGGTACCGATAGGGCTTCACATTAATCGGTTTAGATGATGGAACGGTAGGGATATGGTGGTCGTGGCTACGGTTAGGTGGTAGTTGTTTTGGGATGTCAAAGATTATTTGGTATTTGGCTAACAGTTGTTGAATGTGGATGTCATGGTGTTGTGTGAGTGGTTGTGCATGGGTTTCACATTGAAAAAATATAGCATGCAATGAAGCAACACTATTTTTTTGTATTAGGTTTTGAAGGGAATTAGGTGAGACTTGGTTTGAGTGGCTTTCTCCACGTAGGGTTACAGCTTTATGGCCAACATTAAATGTGATTTGAGGAATTGAAAAGTCAGCCATTAGTGGTCCTAACGTGCTTAGCCAAGACAACCCTAAGATTACATCAGCGCCTTGCACCGGCATAACAAAAACCGGTATCTGAAATGGGGTATTATATAAGTGAATGGTAAATTCTGGGCACTTGCCCTGGCAAACAATATGATCACCACTTCCGACCATAACCGAGAACGAGGGGATCGGTACCTGTGGTAGTTTCAAGAATGAAACGATCCGTGGTTGAATGATGTCGTGGGTACTACCGCAGTCGATGAGAACTTGGACGGCCTGGTTGTTGACATACCCGGTAACACGTAAAGCTTGTGGTGATGGAAAACCCATAAAGGCTGCCGGTGACAGAGAAAAAAATTGGTTGGGATCATTGTTTGGGGTTGGCGGTGGCAGTTGCACGGTTGGATCCGGGGTTGAGGGGTCGTCTTCATTGTCGGCGATCAACAGAAAGTTGGGTGGGTTACATTTGTGACCCGGGGTATACTTTTCTGGGCAGCGAAAGCATAACCCTTCGGCACGACGTTTTTGCAAGGCTTCGAGGGAGAGTTTAGTGAACGGTAAGGTGGTTGCAGCGGCTGGTGGGTTGGGTAACAGTGGGGCAGATGGTGATGGTAGAGGTTTGGCAGTATTAGTAGTTGTGGTGGACGTTTGGTTGGATGAGTAGGTGGACGAGGTCTTAGGTGTAAAGGATCGGTTTGAAGAGAAAGACGGTTTCGAGATGTTGAGTTTATCTTCAACGAGTTTGGAAAGGCCATAAGCCTGATGCAAGGTGGTTGGTTTATAGATGGCGAGTTCGGACTGAATTTCAGGTGTGAGGCCGGAGATGAAACAGTTGAGTAAGGCATCTTTGGGAAGTCCCACAACGAAGTTGCATAGACGTTCGAATTCGGTTTGGTAGGCGGTAACAGTAGTGGATTGTGTAAGCTTGAACAAGGCGGCTTGGTGATTTGCGTATGAGGAGGGTCCAAAACGCAATTCCAATTCACGGGAGAACTCCGGCCATGAGCCAAGGAGATCATTGTTATCGAGATACTTGTACCAACTCAAGGCTTCACCGGTAAAATAGAACTGGGTCAGGTGGACGCGTTCGGTGTCGGGAATTTTGAAATACTTGAAAAAGTTGTTAGCTTGGAAGATCCAATCCAAGGGATTAGACCCATCGAAGGAAGGAAGAGTTACTTTCGGTTGACGGGGATGGTTGGAGTCCGAAGAGCCGGGGCCAAAGGAACCAAACGACAAGTTCCTGGTGGTCTTCGTCTCTTTTTCAAGCGCCAGAGATGAAAGCAACTTGTTGGAAAGTTCCATTTGTTGCTGGAGGGCAGATTGCAGGGCTTGAAACTGAGCATCGGAGCGGGCATTGGATTGATCGAGTTTATCGCAGAGGTTTTGGATAGCCTCCTCAGCCGAAGAGGATTCCTTGCGTGGAGGCATAGGATCGAAAAGAATGAAAGCACCAAAATGATAGGGTAACCCTTAGAGGGGGTTAGGCTCCAAGAACTAGCAAAAGAAGAACCGAATTGGGGCAATTTTCTGATGTCTTTTTCATTCAAAACAAGGAAATAAATACAATGAAAAGTTCCTAAAAGTCTGCAACTAAAGTAATGGAGAACATGGACATAATCATAATTAAAAAGAAAGAAATAACTTAATAAAATAAAGGAACGTGGCAGAAGTGGGTAACAGCCTTGAAGAAGTCTTCACGTGCATGATCGGCTGCATGAAAGTCGCTGACTTATTCCACTTGTTAATCCAAATACCTGCTGGGCCTTTTAATCACACGAGAGGGCCTTGTGCGACTCTGGTTTGGGCTGCTGTTAAGGGTTGGCCCATTAAGTGAAATGGGTTCTGCATCAGAAACCATGCAAAATGACATTGAATTAGTGGATATTCTTGGAGGAGATTTCAACTGAGCACAGGGGCATACTATCTTTGCCGCAGTGATTTCTTTGAATTAATGGAGGCTGGAAAAGAAACTCCTGGTTGGTTTAGTGCTTTAGCTGGGCATACAGGTATGTTCTTCTTGTCAAGCTAGTTTTGGTGTTTTTAACTAAATGTTAGCTTGTATCACACATTGTTACAGAGGTACTGTTGGCCCGAacttggatcttgatctctaaatGAGCGTGAATAACTTGAATAACAATAACTTGTAATAATCAAATGAATGTTTACAAATCGAATGAGAGTATTAGTTACAAATGAATCTACAagtccctatttatagttttctacGGGTACGAGTGAATAGTTGCGTCTCTTCGTGAAAGGACACGTCTCTTGGATATGTGGTTGAGATTGAAACTTGAAGAGGTGCGTCGAATATTGTCCACTCGATCAACAGTCGCGTCCCTTTGTTCTTTTGCCTTGCACCGATTCGAAATGGTATGTGTGTAGAGACACACCCATTCGGTTATTGAGGTAGTTTCCAACTTCCATTTTGTCACTTCTGGTCCTCGTACTTTGTAACCGCTActtaataataattctaactaTCTAACTATGTACATgatgttaagagattaaccggtttcattcacccccttaatctcTAACATCCATGAGTTGCTTTAAATCTTGAATTCCGAGCAGTTCCCTCATTGTAGCAAACTTGATCCTTGCTAATGCCTTTGTTAGTATATCTGCCCATTGTAGTTCTCCGCTTATGTGTTCCACAGTGATATCTTCGTTTTCCACGCATTCTCTTATGAAGTGATATCGTGTGTCAATGTGCTTGCTTCTTCCGTGAAAGATTGGGTTTCTCATAAGTGCTATTGCTGAAACGTTATCTACTCTGAGTGTTATCTTCTCTTCCTTCCAGCCTGTGATTTCACTTAACAATCTTTTAAGCCATAGTGCTTGACATGCTGCTGCAGTGGCTGCCATGAATTCTGATTCGCATGATGATAGTGCCACTGTTTGTTGCTTCTGTGTACACCAGGTTATAGGTGATTCTCCAAAGTAGAATACCAGACCAgttgttccttttcctttgtctgtatTAACTCCAAAACTACTGTCACTATAACCTGTGATCTTACATCCTCCTTGTCTTTTGTAGATGATTCCATgctctttagttcctttgatgtAACGTAGTATTTGCTTTACTGCCTTCAGGTGTTGTTCTTTTGGTTCTTGCATGAATCTACTAAGTAGACTGACTGGGTAACATAGATCTGGTCTTGTATGCAATAAGTACCTGAGAGAACCTATCAGGCTTCTGTAATGTGTTGCATCTACTAGAtctccttcttcagtctttgttaaTTGAGTTCCTGGAGTCATGGGTGTCTTCGTGTCATTGCAGGATAACATATCAGCGTCTTTGAGTGTCTTATTGATATATCCTGTCTGCTTGATGCCTATCTCACCCCCTGTTTGAATTACTTCTATTCCCAGATAGTATGCTAGCAATCCTAGATCGCTCATATCAAATTTGTTCTTCATCTGAGATTTGAAGGTGTCTATCTCCTTCTTTGATGTTCCAGTGACTATCAAGTCATCAACATAGACTCCAACTACTAGTGTAGAATCTTCACTTGTTCTTGTATAGATTGCGTTCTCTAAAGTGCACTTCTTGAAGTTAAGTGACTTTAGGGTTTGATCTAACTTcgtattccaagctcttggtgcttgtctcAATCCATACAGTGCTTTTGATAGTCTGTAAACCTTTCCTTCATTTCCTGGCTTTATAAATCCTTCTGGTTGTGATACATAGACTTCCTCTTTGAGGTCTCCGTGTAAGAATGCAGATTTCACATCTAGATGATGTACCTCCCAACCTTGATATGCTGCTAAAGCCAACATTAGTCGTACTGTTTCCATACGTGCTACTGGTGCAAAGACTTCGTCAAAGTCTATTCCGTGTTGCTGAACATATCCTTTTGCAACTAGCCTTGCTTTGTGTCTGACAATGTTTCCGTTTGCATCTTTCTTAGTCTTGAATACCCACTTTAAACCTATTGCCTTGTGATCCCTTGGCAATTCCGTCAAACTCCAagtgttattcttgtttattgagtCTAACTCAGCCTTCATTGCTTCAATCCATTTTCTGTCACTAGATGCTTCTTTGTAATTCCTTGGTTCTTCTTCAGCGAGTAATAATTCATGTGGATCTAGTTGAATTTCTTCTGTTTCTTCATACAGGTCTTCGAGACTTTTTAGTCTTACTGGAGTGTCGCTAATATTTCCTGTTGTACTTTCAGAAGTGGATGGACTTCCACTTGATAACCTGCTTGAATTTTCTGCTGAGTTCTGATTGTATGAATATGCTGGCGGGGTTACATAGGAGTCTTGTTCTTCTGTCTGATCTACTCCTGAATCATCATGTTGTGGCCCGCTACCGCCTGGACTACTTGGCTCATTTTCTTCTAATTCTGGTGGCATGTCGTCTTCTTGAATGACAAAGTTTGTCCATTCGGGATTCCCTGAATCTACCGTCTCCATATAACTATTCCAGTTCCATGGTTGACCTTCCATGAACTTTACATCTCTACTGACACATATCTTATTCTTTGCTGGATCATATAATCTGTATGCTTTTGATCCTTCTTCTATTCCAAGGTAAACCATAGGTGCACTTCTATCAtctaacttcttttgttgaagtggTAGTACCTTAGCGTAAGCAGTGCAGCCAAAAACCTTCAAGTGTTCTAAATTTGGCTTCCTTCCTTTTAGTGCTTCATATGGTGTCTTGTTCACCAGGGCTTTTGTCGGAACCCTGTTTAGTACGTATATCGCGTGTCGTactgcttcaccccaaaagttcTGTGGCATGTTCATTGCCTTTAGCATACTGCGAGTAGTGGATAACATCGTCCTGTTTCGCCTTTctactactccattttgctgtggggAATATGGTGCTGTAAGCTGTCTTGCTATGCCGTTGGTTTTGCAATACTTGTTGAATTCAGCCGATGTGAATTCACCTCCCCTATCCGTCCTTAACATCTTTAACTTGGTCTGCGCTTCCTTTTCCACCTTCTTTGAACTCCTTAAATGTTTCGAATGCTTGATCCTTGGAAGTTAGTAAATACGCCCACATGTAGCGAGTACAGTCGTCTACAAGTAAGAATATATACTTCTTCCCAGCATGTGTTGGTGGAGTTATAGGACCACACAAATCCCCATAGACTAAGTCCAGAGGTTTTAAAGATCTGAACTTTGCCTGATTTGGAAATGGTGCCCTACTATGTTTTCCTAATAAGCATGCGTCACAGACTTGACTAGCATGACTTATTTGGGGAACTCCATGTACCAAGTTCTTAAGAGTCATTTCCTTAATATCGTCGAAGTGTAAATGGCCTAACCTTGCATGCCATAACCATGCTGTGTCTTCGGTCTTTGATAGTAAGCAGATTGGTTTTCCCGTTTTCAGTTTGACTTTGTACAGCCTGTTCTTCATTCTCTTGACTCGCATTAGTAGCTTTCTATTTCGATCTCGGATAGTAAGTAAATCTCCGTCCATAACCACTTTGCAACCGATTTCTGTAAGTTGTCCGAGGCTCAATATATTGGTCTTCAGACTTGGAATGTAGTATACTTGTGAAACGATCTTTTGTTCTTGATTCAGACATTCCAGTAATATTGAACCTTTGACTTTAATTTCTACGTGTGACCCATCACCGAATCGTACTTGCCCTGTCACCGTTTCATCTAATTCCTTGAAGTGACTTCGCACTCCTGTCATGTGGTTGCTGGCCCCGTTGTCTAAGTACCATAGATTTTCATTTTCTGAGGCATAACTTGTCGGTTTTATATGTTCCTCGTTTAGCAGAGccctttcttgaacattttcttcTTGTATTGTCATTAACAATACGGGTGCTTCGTCTTCCTCGACGAGGTTTGAATGTTCTTGTACATCGTCTTTCTCTGAACAGTCCTTCTTGTAGTGTCCAAACTTTTGACACTTAAAACATTGGATTTTACTTAGGTCGGTTCTTGCAAACTTCCTACTATTTCTAGAATTCCCATTTCTAGGTCTAGATGTAGATCCATCGTTTCTGGGACTTTGCCTATTTCCGTTGTTACGCCAATTTCCACGCGTCTGGTTAAATCTACCACGACCGCGGTTTCCAGATTGCCTTCCTCTGGAGTTATCCTGATGTGTAAACATAAGCCTATCTTGGCTTTCCCCTTGATTTCCTTTCTTTAACTTGAGACGTTCTTCATACGTCTTTAGTCTTCCGACCGCTTCCTGTAGCGTCATGGTTTCTAGATCGGAGTATTGTTCCATAGAGGCAACGATTTGAGTAAACTTATCTGGTACGCCATTTAAGAGTTTGCGTACTAGAGTCGGTTGACTCATTGTCGTTCCTACTTCTGTTGCTCGGGTAACGATACTATTAATCTTTGCGGTAAACGAATCAATAGTGTCGTCATCCCTCATTTGCAACAATTCAAATTCTGACATTAGCGTGTGCATACGCGCCTTTTGTACCCGATCAACGCCAACGTGTCTAATCTTTAGATTTTCCCAAATCTCCTTTGCAGTTTTACAActtgcaacttgcaatacaacgtcttctggtattgcttgaaacagatatgcaatggcagacttatctttcttagtgtctaccgttgcattttctgccggttcaatcgtttcccacaaaccattcgcttcaagaatcgtcttgatacgaatagcccaaaccgtatagtttgttggtttcagaatcggacactgaaactgggaaaGAGAATTTCCATTTATCGGACTTTGCCCGGATGATCCTGCCATATCTTCCTGCCGAATAATCTTCACTTCTAATAAACTTTCTTTTGGTTTCAATATATCTCAACAACCCCGATTACCCGAATCGTGTAATAACCAAATAACCAAAAATCAAACTAGTTCGCACTATAACCCCGGAATCAAAAACAAACGAACCCTAGATTCCTAACCGTTCGGTTCGACCGACTTTCCTAGAACCGAAAAAAATTCTGAAATGAAACTTTTGCGAATTTAAACGAAAttgaaacctgatcgcgaattccctgcgatgccttgcgattcccacgcctagagcctgatgctctgataccaatttgttggcccgaacttggatcttgatctctaaatGAGCGTGAATAACTTGAATAACAATAACTTGTAATAATCAAATGAATGTTTACAAATCGAATGAGAGTATTAGTTACAAATGAATCTACAagtccctatttatagttttctacGGGTACGAGTGAATAGTTGCGTCTCTTCGTGAAAGGACACGTCTCTTGGATATGTGGTTGAGATTGAAACTTGAAGAGGTGCGTCGAATATTGTCCACTCGATCAACAGTCGCGTCCCTTTGTTCTTTTGCCTTGCACCGATTCGAAATGGTATGTGTGTAGAGACACACCCATTCGGTTATTGAGGTAGTTTCCAACTTCCATTTTGTCACTTCTGGTCCTCGTACTTTGTAACCGCTActtaataataattctaactaTCTAACTATGTACATgatgttaagagattaaccggTTTCAGGTACGAGGATGGAGAAAGACTGGTAGACCTCAGCCATCGGATCAATCTTTTACAGAATTGAAAACTATCAGATGCGTCAATGGTCCTAATTAAATCGGTAAATGTTCTAGTATGTTACAATCTATCCGCATATGTAGACATAGTACCAAACCCTGCTATAAGTTCTAACAACAACGAACTAAGACAAGTGAGAAGATTGAGCGCCAAATTATAACCACAGCATAACTAGCCAAACTGAAATCGAAACTGACATAACCAGCCAAACTGCAACCGAAACCGACATAACCAGCCAAACTGCACGTGAAACCGACATAACCAGCCAAGCTGTAACCGAAACCGATTTCGATACAGATACAGATACCTACATAACTGAACTGAAATAACCAAACTGTTAACTGGTATGCCAAATATTTATTTATGTTCTAGGACCGCAAATTTTGGCCAATTTCACCGCACCATCTGATGAGTTCTGTACTAGTGTGAATAGATGTAACCTTGTATACTATAAAGACATGTGAATACACAACTAGGGAGATATTCATTTGGGAACCAGATAACCATGAGTTTTATACGTACAAAAAACATTTCACATTACTCATATAGAAGCTTTTGTGTATACACACACGTATAAGTGGTTTTGCATATACATGTTTATGTCTATTTTACATTACTTTTATAGAAGCTTTTGTATATACACACATGTAGAAGCGGTTTTGCATACACATGTTTATGtctatacataaaaatatatacaaatgaCAAAATATAGTTGAAACTTAGAATGTAACTATCAAATCTGGTATggtattatatggttttgaaacCCTAGATGGATACATGCATGTTTCAAACATAAATTACTATATATCTTTACATGTTATGCTGTGTTACAATTTCAGTTCCATCAAATATAACTAAGATGAAGAAATGAATATACAATAAAGTCATATGCATTCTGCTTCACATTCTGCACGGGTTTTAAAACAACGATCCCAGTTCTTCCCCATAGCACTACAACAATACTCCGGGTCTTTGTTTGGTTGACCCTTGTTGGTATCAAAACAATCTATTGGTGCTACTTTCCTTGtctcttcatttccacttttggcgcctaataaaaaaagaaaaaataaataaaataacctTATCGTCATgttcatatatatttttctaCTTTTTTAGGTTATACGTAGTGGGGCGTCATGTGGGGAGTTTTTTGGGTGATAGCGCCCGCCACACCACGACAGGCAGCTAGTGCTATGGGGCAAATCTTGAAGGCAGCGTTATACTCATAGCGGCGTTTTGGATTTGCAAACTTTTcccccactcacacacatatatatacaaacatatgtCTGTATAATTGAAGGGTTATTAATTAAGgagaaggttcatttgagaagaaaattttattgagaagaaaaaataaaagggtataattgtaaaacattaaatagtttttttctcatctcatttattattgtgtttgactaattaattagtcattaagactataatcctccacactaaatatttttgcctacacacattaaaagttatcctacacatttcgaaatttatcctacacatattgaaatttatcctacacaactcgtaatttatcctacacgcctcgtatttatcctacactataaatgaatttttagttttattttttgtgaaaaatatatatcttaaaaataagttacaaatttaataaagttagttattaaagatgaaactaccaattaatgatgtatgtaggtttactaatatacccttatagttacattaagtacaaatattaaatgaagtctaatgaagcattcatattggttgaaatttcttcttttttcttcttacaaagaatttcttctcatttgaaccctccactattaattaattgagtaatgataaagtaggggctttatgactacgggctttAGTGATATAACGctccataaagcccctgtgtgacgtggcacgacacgtgtctcataacgcccacaaaggggctttatgactacagaTGACCTTAGTAGTAAACGCATCGAATAAGTGTAGTTATTATTAAAGATATTTATTATCCACTAAAAGTAATATCCTTAATTACAAAATGTTGCAAAATATAAGAATTTGGTATAtggggtaagatcaaataaaaagtttattttgtctaagtaggatgagaaagaatcttaaccattcatttttcaaatcaatggttaagatgaaagtgtaggagAAAGGAGGAGTGCAAGAGTATCTTAGGAAAATCCTATTTATGGACTTTCTCTCTGCACATCCACATGGAAGgcacattattttttcataaaaatttcaacGTAAAATcaagcgtctttttatctttaatttgagtaccatattgctatataaaatatgaagactaaaaaaaccactaaaatgtgttgtatttctatgttgtataacattttttgtgtttgaattttgtactatatttttgtgctaaatttttttaACTTAATTTTTTTCTCAactttttgtgctggatttttttgtactatattttttgcTAAATTTTTTCGTGCtaaatttttttgtactagatttttttgtgttatattttttgtactacattttttgtgctatatttttttgtgctatattttttgtactacatttttttgtactagatttttttgttgtatttttaaaaaacaaaagggatgccacatgtcattttcactcctatttataaggaccaaaatgcccttcattTCTAATTATTAGGGGTGCCATATGTTATCATCACAATCCTTTTTAGGCTACTTACGCAAAATTaactttttagtggatccttaTCCTTATCCTTGGGTAAACTATCATGTTATACAAAATATATCCAAAAAAAGTTTGTTACATAACATTAAATCATACtttagtatgtatatatgtagaTTTTACATCTGCGCACACACAAAATTACAACCGAGCATCCCCACTCTCAACTTGTGTTTGCACAAACACACAAATCTACATATATAATTCTAATCTATAAAAAATAAACAAGAAGAAAGTAATTGAACGAGTACCTATAACCATAATCATAGAAGTGAAAATAAGAAAAACAGTAAGTATAGGTAAGATTTTCATGACAAATGCTTTCGATTATGAATTGTATAGTTAGAAAGGGCTACAATTTATACCATATTTCAAAAACGAAAAAGAAAACTATAAGCTCCACAAGCTCTGCGTGAATATGCATGCAGGGTGCATGAACTATATATgccacacacatatatatatatatatatatatatatatataaaatcatgatacacacacatatattgtaacaccccaaccccgctagggctgacgtgtcactcttacagatatcaaaactaaaagcCAATCCATAACATTAAATAAAGATCCTAATCACGTTTAttacattactgaaataaatagtCGCCGCCAGCAACTTCCTAACGCTCCTCACTGAAATCCCAGATCATCCCATATTACCTACCTGTAAAACAAAttggaaaaacacaaaaagaaaaatacggctgagccaaaaattgCTCAGTAACGGGGAAATCAACAGTACAAGTAAAGTCATATCAGCGGAAAGAAAAACATAATAGAACCAAGACTGAACTGAAACGATTACTGACACGAGTACAGAAAACAGAGGCAGGCGGAAGACTGATACACTAACCGATCTAAAACTTTAACGAAAACTGATACGGAACAAAAGTCAGCCAGCCATACATATAACTGATATCGAACCCAACACAAAGCCGTTGTAGAGACTGGTACGTAGTTGACCACGATGACTAAAATCTTTTATCTTGTATA comes from the Helianthus annuus cultivar XRQ/B chromosome 4, HanXRQr2.0-SUNRISE, whole genome shotgun sequence genome and includes:
- the LOC110933927 gene encoding uncharacterized protein LOC110933927, with product MPPRKESSSAEEAIQNLCDKLDQSNARSDAQFQALQSALQQQMELSNKLLSSLALEKETKTTRNLSFGSFGPGSSDSNHPRQPKVTLPSFDGSNPLDWIFQANNFFKYFKIPDTERVHLTQFYFTGEALSWYKYLDNNDLLGSWPEFSRELELRFGPSSYANHQAALFKLTQSTTVTAYQTEFERLCNFVVGLPKDALLNCFISGLTPEIQSELAIYKPTTLHQAYGLSKLVEDKLNISKPSFSSNRSFTPKTSSTYSSNQTSTTTTNTAKPLPSPSAPLLPNPPAAATTLPFTKLSLEALQKRRAEGLCFRCPEKYTPGHKCNPPNFLLIADNEDDPSTPDPTVQLPPPTPNNDPNQFFSLSPAAFMGFPSPQALRVTGYVNNQAVQVLIDCGSTHDIIQPRIVSFLKLPQVPIPSFSVMVGSGDHIVCQGKCPEFTIHLYNTPFQIPVFVMPVQGADVILGLSWLSTLGPLMADFSIPQITFNVGHKAVTLRGESHSNQVSPNSLQNLIQKNSVASLHAIFFQCETHAQPLTQHHDIHIQQLLAKYQIIFDIPKQLPPNRSHDHHIPTVPSSKPINVKPYRYPHYQKQVMTAMIQEMLKEGVIQPSQSPYSSPVLLVKKKDGSW